The Primulina eburnea isolate SZY01 chromosome 13, ASM2296580v1, whole genome shotgun sequence genome includes a region encoding these proteins:
- the LOC140809839 gene encoding zinc finger protein CONSTANS-LIKE 10-like isoform X2, whose translation MGYLCDFCGEQRSFVYCRSDAACLCLSCDRNVHSANALSRRHSRTLVCERCNSQPAFVRCIEENISLCQNCDWTEHVGSSTTHVHKKQEVNCYSGCPSATELSAIWWFLLDSTNEKGKVYMSITDNKPKDFLGPQQKDNVRDASLEAEDSDLHTEDLDKSVTQMDSLSPLLDPKIHNMVQAPGVSQSTMPKESSVGRVNVALPACSNAASVDSVISCMTEPNKCFAGEISPADYQDCGVSSSLIMGEPPWCPLVPESSLPSSSRTDAVMRYKEKKKTRKFEKKVRYESRKARADVRRREKGRFIKAGDAYDYDPLIPNRGH comes from the exons ATGGGTTATCTTTGTGATTTCTGCGGGGAGCAAAGATCATTTGTATATTGTCGGTCTGATGCGGCTTGTTTATGTTTATCATGTGACCGAAATGTTCATTCTGCAAATGCTCTCTCAAGACGTCACTCAAGGACACTTGTGTGCGAAAGATGCAATTCTCAGCCTGCTTTTGTTAGATGTATTGAGGAAAATATCTCTCTTTGCCAAAATTGTGATTGGACGGAGCATGTTGGCTCCAGTACTACTCATGTGCATAAGAAACAGGAAGTAAATTGTTATTCTGGCTGCCCTTCAGCTACAGAACTTTCAGCAATTTGGTGGTTTCTTTTAGATTCAACAAATGAGAAAGGAAAGGTTTATATGAGCATTACTGATAACAAGCCAAAGGATTTCTTAGGTCCTCAGCAAAAGGACAATGTTCGAGATGCATCCCTTGAGGCAGAGGATAGTGATCTGCATACTGAGGATCTTGATAAATCAGTAACTCAAATGGATTCACTATCACCTTTACTTGACCCCAAGATACATAACATGGTCCAGGCACCTGGAGTTTCTCAGTCTACTATGCCAAAG GAATCATCTGTTGGAAGGGTAAATGTTGCACTACCAGCGTGTAGCAATGCAGCATCTGTAGATTCAGTGATAAGCTGTATGACTGAACCCAATAAATGTTTTGCCGGAGAGATCAGTCCGGCGGATTATCAAGATTGTGGAGTTTCCTCATCGCTAATCATGGGAGAACCACCATGGTGCCCTCTGGTTCCAGAAAGTTCATTGCCTTCTTCAAGCAGGACTGATGCTGTCATGCGTTACAAGGAGAAGAAAAAGACACGAAA ATTTGAGAAGAAAGTAAGATATGAATCTCGCAAGGCAAGAGCTGATGTAAGAAGGAGAGAAAAGGGACGTTTCATCAAGGCTGGTGATGCTTATGATTATGATCCATTGATACCAAACCGAGGCCACTGA
- the LOC140808749 gene encoding WD repeat-containing protein 26 homolog, translating to MGGVEDDEPPSKRVKTSSEKLRGLSNGVSVRDQASCSMARPIESEGDDEVIGSKGIVKKVELVRIIAEALYSLGYTKTGAHLEEESGIPLHSTVVDLFMQQILDGKWDESVATLHEIGLADETIIKLASFVIMEQKFFELLNGDKLMDALKTLRIEIAPLCVNGDRVRELSSSILSPSLNFLDGTSGQESRLKSRKKLLEKLQKLLPPTVMIPEKRLVHLVEQALDLQRDACRYHNSSIGEMSLLTDHQCGRNQIPSQTLQILHEHSDEVWFLQFSHNGKYLVSSSSDALVIVWEVAVDGRVILKHRLSGHEKPVSYMSWSPDDRQLLTCGSEESVRRWDIASGECVHVYEKSGLGLISCGWAPDGKSIFSGVTDKSISMWDLEGKEVECWKGQRTIRISDLGITTDRKELISVCKETTILLCGWESKLDKFIEEDQTIISFSLSEDSKFLLVSLVNQELHLWNIDGRAKLVAKYKGHKRSRFVVRACFGGLEQAFIASGSEDSQIYIWHRSSGELILTLAGHAGAVNCVSWNPTNPHMLASASDDGTIRIWGLHQVNMNYNGKHSNGVHHCNGVT from the exons ATGGGAGGTGTAGAGGATGACGAACCACCATCAAAACGTGTGAAAACATCGTCTGAAAAATTAAGAGGTCTTTCAAACGGTGTATCTGTTAGAGATCAAGCTAGTTGCTCAATGGCTCGCCCTATAGAATCTGAAGGGGATGATGAAGTTATTGGTTCAAAAGGTATTGTCAAGAAAGTAGAACTAGTTCGAATCATAGCTGAGGCATTGTATTCTCTTGGTTACACAAAGACAGGGGCTCATCTGGAGGAAGAGTCGGGAATACCATTGCACTCCACTGTAGTAGATTTATTTATGCAGCAAATTCTTGATGGTAAATGGGACGAAAGTGTAGCAACATTACATGAAATTGGCCTAGCAGATGAAACTATAATTAAGCTGGCATCTTTTGTAATAATGGAGCAAAAATTTTTTGAGCTTTTGAATGGAGATAAACTCATGGATGCTTTGAAAACTCTGAGGATCGAGATTGCACCACTTTGTGTAAATGGTGACAGAGTTCGCGAGCTGTCTTCCTCTATTTTGTCTCCCTCCCTGAATTTTTTAGATGGAACTTCTGGTCAGGAGTCTAGGCTAAAGTCTCGTAAAAAGTTACTGGAGAAATTGCAAAAATTGCTTCCCCCAACTGTCATGATTCCAGAAAAGAGATTGGTGCATCTTGTTGAACAAGCTCTGGATTTGCAACGAGATGCTTGTAGGTATCACAACTCATCAATCGGAGAAATGTCCTTGCTTACTGATCATCAGTGTGGAAGAAACCAGATTCCTTCTCAAACCTTGCAG ATATTGCATGAACACAGTGACGAAGTTTGGTTCTTGCAATTTTCTCACAATGGAAAATATTTGGTTTCTTCATCCAGTGATGCTCTTGTAATTGTGTGGGAG GTCGCAGTTGATGGCCGGGTCATCCTAAAACATAGATTATCTGGTCACGAGAAACCTGTTTCCTATATGTCATGGAGCCCAGATGATCGTCAACTTCTTACCTGTGGATCAGAGGAGTCTGTTAGACGATGGGATATTGCCTCTGGTGAATGTGTGCATGTATATGAGAAAAGTGGTCTTGGCTTGATCTCTTGTGGATGGGCTCCGGATGGGAAGAGTATATTTTCTGGTGTTACTGATAAAAGCATCAGCATGTGGGATCTGGAAGGAAAAGAGGTAGAATGTTGGAAAGGGCAGAGAACTATTAGGATTTCTGACTTGGGGATCACCACTGATAGAAAAGAGCTGATATCTGTTTGTAAGGAAACTACGATACTATTATGTGGATGGGAATCAAAGTTGGATAAATTTATTGAGGAAGATCAGACAATAATTTCATTTTCTCTATCTGAAGACAGCAAGTTTCTGCTAGTTAGCCTTGTGAATCAAGAACTTCATCTTTGGAATATAGACGGTCGTGCCAAGCTGGTAGCAAAATACAAAGGCCATAAGCGTTCACGCTTTGTTGTGAGGGCTTGTTTCGGCGGACTAGAACAAGCTTTCATTGCCAGTGGAAGCGAGGACTCACAG ATTTATATATGGCACAGATCTTCCGGGGAGCTGATATTAACATTGGCTGGACATGCGGGAGCTGTCAACTGTGTGAGCTGGAATCCCACCAATCCCCATATGCTTGCTTCTGCCAGCGACGATGGAACTATACGTATATGGGGCTTACATCAGGTAAACATGAATTACAATGGAAAGCATAGTAATGGTGTCCACCATTGCAATGGAGTAACATGA
- the LOC140809990 gene encoding uncharacterized protein isoform X2 has product MLWQIVLEKAKLQLNHLKRETLLKKLQLLSSRIQESQLIRTDISSCSMEISTSDIRIHAVGYRSVFAYPNEGNEHQVCHEKLAAMRSVLEASERKISNFNRNFRAFCKIKTEPRCGDTIALVNEHFMKRAYRRFARLDMQMWVVNSVDSMNYRHNIVLDYLGLVVQSINVVVGPTASTSFSFEANDTYLMKNFPNMDAYTAVEFVFNAEIKCKYAGSKTLVREIQVTSSLIGTLLDVFEEVQLAQIEFQNLTESSFCSPSVEQLVLKLYFYSFIAERKVILELDMSCLQRGIYPTDILPCQIALSPDVQKCLSSESILDDIKDALKSLKTGYTRILRLCSCVSQVVQAA; this is encoded by the exons ATGTTATGGCAAATTGTACTAGAGAAGGCAAAATTACAGCTGAACCATTTAAAGAGGGAGACACTGTTG AAAAAGTTACAACTGTTAAGTTCTAGAATTCAGGAGTCACAATTAATAAGAACAGATATTTCCTCATGTTCAATGGAGATATCCACCTCTGATATCCGAATTCATGCCGTTGGTTACCGGTCAGTTTTTGCATATccgaatgaagggaatgag CACCAGGTTTGCCACGAAAAATTGGCTGCAATGAGGAGTGTCTTAGAAGCTTCAGAgagaaaaatttcaaacttcaaCCGAAATTTCCGTGCATTTTGCAAGATTAAAACTGAACCACGATGTGGTGACACCATTGCTTTAGTTAATGAACATTTTATGAAAAGGGCTTATCGCAGGTTCGCTCGTCTAGATATGCAG ATGTGGGTGGTCAATAGTGTGGACAGCATGAACTATCGGCACAATATTGTTCTCGACTACCTTGGACTTGTTGTCCAGAG TATAAATGTAGTTGTTGGTCCTACAGCAAGCACATCATTTTCATTTGAAGCCAATGATACGTACTTGATGAAG AATTTTCCAAATATGGATGCTTACACGGCAGTTGAATTTGTGTTTAATGCCGAGATCAAGTGCAAATATGCTGGTTCTAAAACTCTGGTTCGAGAAATACAA GTGACTAGTTCACTTATTGGTACCTTGCTGGATGTGTTTGAGGAGGTACAGCTAGCACAAATCGAGTTCCAGAATTTGACGGAGTCAAGTTTTTGCTCACCATCTG TTGAAcagcttgttctgaagctttATTTCTATAGTTTCATTGCCGAGAGGAAAGTAATCCTGGAGCTTGACATGTCTTGCTTGCAAAG GGGAATCTATCCTACGGACATTCTTCCATGTCAAATTGCGTTGTCCCCTGATGTGCAGAAATGTTTGTCGTCAGAATCAATCTTAGATGATATTAAAGATGCACTCAAGAGTCTTAAAACAGGGTACACGAGGATTTTACGGCTCTGCAGTTGTGTGTCACAGGTGGTTCAAGCTGCTTGA
- the LOC140809990 gene encoding uncharacterized protein isoform X3, with protein MRSVLEASERKISNFNRNFRAFCKIKTEPRCGDTIALVNEHFMKRAYRRFARLDMQMWVVNSVDSMNYRHNIVLDYLGLVVQSINVVVGPTASTSFSFEANDTYLMKNFPNMDAYTAVEFVFNAEIKCKYAGSKTLVREIQVTSSLIGTLLDVFEEVQLAQIEFQNLTESSFCSPSVEQLVLKLYFYSFIAERKVILELDMSCLQRGIYPTDILPCQIALSPDVQKCLSSESILDDIKDALKSLKTGYTRILRLCSCVSQVVQAA; from the exons ATGAGGAGTGTCTTAGAAGCTTCAGAgagaaaaatttcaaacttcaaCCGAAATTTCCGTGCATTTTGCAAGATTAAAACTGAACCACGATGTGGTGACACCATTGCTTTAGTTAATGAACATTTTATGAAAAGGGCTTATCGCAGGTTCGCTCGTCTAGATATGCAG ATGTGGGTGGTCAATAGTGTGGACAGCATGAACTATCGGCACAATATTGTTCTCGACTACCTTGGACTTGTTGTCCAGAG TATAAATGTAGTTGTTGGTCCTACAGCAAGCACATCATTTTCATTTGAAGCCAATGATACGTACTTGATGAAG AATTTTCCAAATATGGATGCTTACACGGCAGTTGAATTTGTGTTTAATGCCGAGATCAAGTGCAAATATGCTGGTTCTAAAACTCTGGTTCGAGAAATACAA GTGACTAGTTCACTTATTGGTACCTTGCTGGATGTGTTTGAGGAGGTACAGCTAGCACAAATCGAGTTCCAGAATTTGACGGAGTCAAGTTTTTGCTCACCATCTG TTGAAcagcttgttctgaagctttATTTCTATAGTTTCATTGCCGAGAGGAAAGTAATCCTGGAGCTTGACATGTCTTGCTTGCAAAG GGGAATCTATCCTACGGACATTCTTCCATGTCAAATTGCGTTGTCCCCTGATGTGCAGAAATGTTTGTCGTCAGAATCAATCTTAGATGATATTAAAGATGCACTCAAGAGTCTTAAAACAGGGTACACGAGGATTTTACGGCTCTGCAGTTGTGTGTCACAGGTGGTTCAAGCTGCTTGA
- the LOC140809990 gene encoding uncharacterized protein isoform X1, whose product MDANLGSSIVFSSLKKLRNESSSPVSKLSGSHNSNDMSLVVENLNRHYYEKLSPGLDALLAESKKILLSVTAPDDVTTSKSPRSAENESLLSLSCGDNTVSLSNYARKEQGVTYSHDKPNGDVAEVSSKLDEPDGILGNFFPKNLSPNAFDVTAHCLSEYRPYSSPYQLSKNAYETPLALSKSPVKQQTLLTAGTPCKDLEMNQLKKFMDFDKDQGVAPEENLVDPNLSTKTSSVDIEALEMKASSNLPTSEVNHFKQLTVLEATDGRDIDITNKENFGSTDNFTILGKGNKSRFMHPKILDRGIKNSTNTSRFTNNLTDEEFRAILGGTGSSSPSENLNEISLNSQRGQSNDLETLECPNDVDMETTIGQERRHWTNIFSKFSKDTKHLIFGPDYEFNFKMFDVHGDLLVHLQKSKLYEMLSTDAAA is encoded by the exons ATGGATGCAAATTTAGGAAGCTCCATTGTATTCTCTTCATTAAAAAAGCTAAGGAATGAATCTTCTTCACCGGTATCAAAATTAAGCGGTAGTCACAATTCCAATGATATGAGCCTAGTAGTAGAAAATCTTAACCGTCATTACTATGAGAAACTATCACCAGGATTGGACGCACTTCTGGCAGAAAGTAAGAAAATTTTACTTTCTGTAactgcacctgatgatgtaacCACTTCAAAATCACCTAGAAGTGCGGAAAATGAGTCTTTATTATCACTCAGTTGTGGGGATAACACTGTGAGCTTGAGCAATTATGCAAGGAAAGAGCAAGGTGTGACCTATTCTCATGATAAGCCAAATGGGGATGTAGCTGAGGTTAGCAGCAAATTGGATGAGCCGGATGGCATTCTTGGAAACTTTTTTCCTAAAAACCTCTCGCCCAATGCATTTGATGTTACGGCtcattgcttatctgagtatAGACCATATTCATCACCATATCAATTGAGTAAA AATGCGTATGAAACCCCATTGGCACTGTCTAAATCTCCTGTCAAACAGCAAACGCTTCTTACAGCTGGTACTCCATGTAAAGATCTGGAAATG AATCAGCTCAAAAAATTTATGGATTTTGACAAAGATCAAGGTGTTGCTCCAGAGGAAAATCTTGTTGATCCAAACCTGTCAACAAAAACTAGTAGTGTAGATATCGAAGCCTTGGAAATGAAGGCATCGTCAAACTTGCCTACTTCTGAAGTCAACCATTTCAAACAATTGACTGTGCTGGAAGCAACAGATGGTAGAGACATTGACATTACTAACAAGGAGAATTTTGGGAGCACTGATAACTTCACTATTCTTGGCAAAGGCAACAAATCTCGATTCATGCATCCTAAGATTCTAGATAGAGGTATAAAAAATAGCACAAACACCTCCAGGTTCACAAATAACCTTACTGATGAAGAATTCAGAGCTATTTTAGGTGGCACTGGTTCTTCATCGCCTAGTGAGAACTTAAATGAG ATAAGCCTCAATAGTCAGAGAGGCCAGAGCAATGATCTAGAAACACTGGAGTGTCCTAACGATGTTGACATGGAAACAACGATAGGCCAAGAAAGGAGGCATTGGACTAAT atattttcaaaattctcTAAGGATACTAAACATTTGATTTTTGGACCAGATTATGAGTTTAATTTCAAGATG TTTGATGTGCATGGAGATTTGTTGGTTCACCTGCAAAAGTCAAAGTTATATGAGATGCTCTCCACCGATGCCGCTGCCTAG
- the LOC140809839 gene encoding zinc finger protein CONSTANS-LIKE 10-like isoform X1: protein MGYLCDFCGEQRSFVYCRSDAACLCLSCDRNVHSANALSRRHSRTLVCERCNSQPAFVRCIEENISLCQNCDWTEHVGSSTTHVHKKQEVNCYSGCPSATELSAIWWFLLDSTNEKGKVYMSITDNKPKDFLGPQQKDNVRDASLEAEDSDLHTEDLDKSVTQMDSLSPLLDPKIHNMVQAPGVSQSTMPKVFLPETKGPDVFQDSSFYNDFNVDEVDKDIENYEELFGVALNHSEQLFYDEGLFGTKAMSYTAGESSVGRVNVALPACSNAASVDSVISCMTEPNKCFAGEISPADYQDCGVSSSLIMGEPPWCPLVPESSLPSSSRTDAVMRYKEKKKTRKFEKKVRYESRKARADVRRREKGRFIKAGDAYDYDPLIPNRGH, encoded by the exons ATGGGTTATCTTTGTGATTTCTGCGGGGAGCAAAGATCATTTGTATATTGTCGGTCTGATGCGGCTTGTTTATGTTTATCATGTGACCGAAATGTTCATTCTGCAAATGCTCTCTCAAGACGTCACTCAAGGACACTTGTGTGCGAAAGATGCAATTCTCAGCCTGCTTTTGTTAGATGTATTGAGGAAAATATCTCTCTTTGCCAAAATTGTGATTGGACGGAGCATGTTGGCTCCAGTACTACTCATGTGCATAAGAAACAGGAAGTAAATTGTTATTCTGGCTGCCCTTCAGCTACAGAACTTTCAGCAATTTGGTGGTTTCTTTTAGATTCAACAAATGAGAAAGGAAAGGTTTATATGAGCATTACTGATAACAAGCCAAAGGATTTCTTAGGTCCTCAGCAAAAGGACAATGTTCGAGATGCATCCCTTGAGGCAGAGGATAGTGATCTGCATACTGAGGATCTTGATAAATCAGTAACTCAAATGGATTCACTATCACCTTTACTTGACCCCAAGATACATAACATGGTCCAGGCACCTGGAGTTTCTCAGTCTACTATGCCAAAG GTTTTCTTACCTGAAACAAAGGGACCTGATGTATTTCAGGACAGTAGTTTCTACAATGATTTTAATGTGGACGAGGTTGACAAAGATATTGAGAACTATGAAGAACTTTTTGGTGTAGCTCTTAATCATTCTGAACAGCTTTTTTATGACGAGGGACTTTTTGGGACGAAGGCCATGTCTTACACTGCTGGG GAATCATCTGTTGGAAGGGTAAATGTTGCACTACCAGCGTGTAGCAATGCAGCATCTGTAGATTCAGTGATAAGCTGTATGACTGAACCCAATAAATGTTTTGCCGGAGAGATCAGTCCGGCGGATTATCAAGATTGTGGAGTTTCCTCATCGCTAATCATGGGAGAACCACCATGGTGCCCTCTGGTTCCAGAAAGTTCATTGCCTTCTTCAAGCAGGACTGATGCTGTCATGCGTTACAAGGAGAAGAAAAAGACACGAAA ATTTGAGAAGAAAGTAAGATATGAATCTCGCAAGGCAAGAGCTGATGTAAGAAGGAGAGAAAAGGGACGTTTCATCAAGGCTGGTGATGCTTATGATTATGATCCATTGATACCAAACCGAGGCCACTGA
- the LOC140809478 gene encoding uncharacterized protein: MLGQSSVNLSRYRSFRLESLGQNALALTRNLCFILFAVGVLVFTVVAVSYKPNNQLFNPFSKITNFFTPTLNATFNADDDTVARNGVGFLTTDGSGSGGEIDSVVHGCGGKVNEPIDCGDADVFLLLMRSAMENFKDIQFYRFGKPVKGNNDSSCHMPWMYKPKEANATAFYKDYRSFELIRLQNCTFSLVGIGGYRSGENARKKKNEQMEANPIVLPEAGEIVNDIFSETGSNDSFSSGKYLVYSGGKDRCKSMDQYLWSFLCMLGEAQYLNRTLVMDLSICLSKMYTSSDQDEEGKDFRFYFDFEHLLDSASVVDQAEFWSDWNTLQQKDGLTLHFVENHSKVTPMKLARVKDTLIMRKFGNEKSSNNWFQVCEGEASSVIERPWHFIWKSRPLLDVASAIGARMKWDYDAVHVERGEKAKNKGSWPNLDKDTSPESLLATLKNKIEDGRELYISTDERNKSFFDPLKSKYSTHFLDELRDLWDVNSDWYAEMLKLNSGKPVEFDGFMKVSVDSEVLSRGKRHIETFNDLTKDCKNGINTCN; this comes from the coding sequence ATGTTGGGTCAGTCGTCAGTAAATCTATCTAGGTATAGAAGTTTCAGGCTAGAGTCTCTTGGACAAAACGCATTAGCTTTGACAAGGAATCTCTGTTTCATTTTATTTGCCGTTGGGGTTTTGGTTTTCACTGTAGTTGCTGTTTCTTACAAGCCCAACAACCAGTTGTTCAACCCTTTTTCAAAGATCACAAATTTCTTCACACCCACTTTGAATGCCACTTTTAACGCAGACGACGATACTGTTGCGAGGAATGGTGTGGGTTTCTTGACCACCGATGGGTCAGGTTCTGGGGGTGAAATTGATTCTGTGGTTCATGGTTGTGGGGGAAAAGTCAACGAGCCCATTGATTGTGGCGATGCCGATGTGTTTCTATTATTAATGAGGTCTGCAATGGAGAATTTTAAAGACATTCAATTCTACCGGTTTGGAAAGCCAGTGAAAGGGAATAATGATAGTTCTTGCCATATGCCGTGGATGTATAAGCCTAAGGAAGCAAATGCCACCGCATTTTACAAGGATTATCGGAGTTTTGAGCTTATAAGATTACAGAATTGTACGTTTAGCTTGGTGGGCATTGGGGGTTATCGTTCGGGTGAGAATGCTAGAAAGAAGAAGAACGAACAGATGGAGGCTAATCCTATTGTGCTGCCGGAGGCTGGGGAAATtgtgaatgatattttttcagAGACGGGATCAAACGATTCATTTAGCAGTGGCAAGTATTTGGTTTATTCAGGTGGCAAGGATAGGTGCAAGAGCATGGATCAGTATTTATGGAGTTTCTTGTGTATGCTAGGGGAGGCACAATATTTGAATCGAACCTTAGTTATGGATCTTAGTATATGTTTGTCTAAGATGTATACGTCGTCCGATCAAGATGAGGAAGGCAAAGATTTCAGATTTTACTTTGATTTTGAGCACTTGTTGGATTCGGCATCCGTGGTCGACCAGGCTGAGTTCTGGTCAGACTGGAACACGTTGCAACAAAAAGATGGATTGACTCTTCATTTTGTGGAGAATCATTCCAAGGTTACACCTATGAAGCTAGCTCGAGTGAAGGATACTTTAATAATGAGAAAGTTTGGAAACGAAAAATCGAGTAATAATTGGTTCCAAGTTTGTGAAGGTGAGGCCTCTTCTGTCATTGAACGGCCATGGCATTTCATTTGGAAGTCAAGACCCTTGTTGGATGTGGCTTCGGCTATTGGAGCAAGAATGAAATGGGATTATGATGCCGTTCATGTCGAGAGAGGGGAGAAAGCAAAAAACAAGGGGTCATGGCCGAATCTTGATAAAGATACGTCGCCAGAATCTCTTCTTGCAACTTTGAAAAACAAGATTGAAGATGGAAGAGAACTTTACATTTCAACAGATGAACGGAACAAGTCATTCTTTGATCCTTTGAAGAGTAAATATTCTACACATTTTCTTGACGAACTTAGAGATCTCTGGGATGTAAATAGCGACTGGTATGCCGAGATGTTGAAGCTCAACAGTGGAAAACCTGTTGAATTTGATGGTTTCATGAAGGTTTCTGTTGATTCTGAGGTACTTTCACGGGGAAAAAGGCATATTGAGACTTTCAATGATCTTACCAAAGACTGCAAGAATGGTATCAATACGTGTAACTAA